From a single Miscanthus floridulus cultivar M001 chromosome 8, ASM1932011v1, whole genome shotgun sequence genomic region:
- the LOC136475659 gene encoding ATP-dependent DNA helicase Q-like 4A, with protein sequence MQANKLPRVNWPHHENAVQGFSSRDGFLSSSFLFSLPTQKPSPEATESMLSLRSSACKIQGPERLQAPLIEKAWRSLCNTQAARKSYLRPGLSAKVKDCDRGHARTYGEGSYNTNKMATVPGNRIPSVESTSQPSERVSLQNNSFHQPVGISSSMRSYQSNHVAQEDMGATNQYNFARTDAAVHQSAPVADNMCSYDKFDAMDDDILASIDVDRIVMEHYQATPRGSASHNMSTPPGNKCSFNGMDEANLPRELSELCSHQCKLAFCREAMTHLQEMKDELLAVANELLDDDGELNPQHSQELHKRRLHLKKLVQLLEDHMTRSAQDEERQISHSMASTTATQQHLPPMTPGSTFITDSNRFQSQVYVGNGPRDSDLCYSSAPYSCSDNLSTPLNSVWKSYTPKVIDINYTEGSGDRKWSSTNFLWTKELEAKNRSKFGNRFFRPNQREIINATMSGYDVFVLMPTGGGKSLTYQLPALISAGLTLVVCPLVSLIQDQIMHLSQANIPATYLSGNLDWPEQQEILRDLELCRYKLLYVTPEKIARSGALSTVLGNLNKQGHLSRIVIDEAHCVSQWGHDFRPDYKSLGVLKQNFPKTPVLALTATATARVKEDVVQALALENCIVFKQSFNRPNLRYYIRPKTKKCVEDIDLFIRTNHSKECGIIYCLSRMDCEKVAEKLRECGHKVSHYHGSMDPVDRTRIQELWSKDKINIICATVAFGMGINKPDVRFVIHHSLPKSIEGYHQECGRAGRDGQPSSCLLYYQYSDYIRVRHMITQGVAEQTGAPRDEQALKTHKDNLLRMVSYCENDMDCRRLLQLIHFGERFDPSLCAKTCDNCLKVSGWVEKDVTNIARQLVELVTRTGHSHSSTYILEVYRGSVSQNVKKQRHDALALHGAGKHLAKGEAARIMRHLVTEEILIEDVKKSDMYGSISSVLKVNHLKASDLRSGKRNIVLKFPARDKASKVGNLDASLFPQINKIVQQQSEVDENLASMLYEALLSLRQQIMEECSEGYHAYHIFKTDTLKEMSIRVPRTKEELLDINGIGKTKVKKYGDRVLATIEDFLSKHPNPRRNSSGSGGKEHSEAAKKRRGSTASSAASCGDDDFEEPTGQSKKRAAKARTVSDAASMVHGARCIDADLDGPEVVDVDDLCSVPKPVASGRVLPKWAPAKSKGSSVPPSNLFHEFGYAK encoded by the exons ATGCAAGCCAATAAGCTGCCAAGGGTCAACTGGCCGCACCACGAAAACGCTGTCCAGGGCTTCTCTAGCAGAGATGGCTTTCTGAGTTCAAGCTTTCTCTTCTCCTTGCCGACACAGAAGCCCAGCCCTGAAGCTACTGAGAGCATGCTTTCGTTAAG GTCTTCTGCTTGTAAAATTCAAGGCCCAGAGCGTCTTCAAGCTCCTTTGATCGAGAAG GCCTGGCGTTCCCTATGCAACACTCAGGCTGCCCGCAAGAGCTATTTAAGACCTGGTTTATCTGCAAAAGTGAAAGACTGTGATAGAGGTCATGCTCGTACTTATGGAGAAGGCTCATACAACACCAACAAAATGGCTACTGTGCCAGGAAACAGGATTCCTTCCGTGGAAAGCACAAGCCAACCCAGTGAAAGAGTTTCTCTGCAGAACAACAGCTTCCATCAACCTGTTGGCATCAGCTCCTCTATGAGAAGTTACCAGAGCAACCATGTGGCGCAGGAAGATATGGGAGCAACGAATCAATACAATTTTGCAAGAACCGATGCTGCAGTACACCAGTCTGCTCCGGTTGCTGATAACATGTGCAGTTATGATAAATTTGATGCCATGGACGATGATATTCTAGCG AGTATTGACGTGGACCGAATAGTTATGGAACATTATCAAGCAACACCCAGAGGATCAGCATCTCATAACATGTCTACTCCACCAGGAAACAAGTGTAGCTTCAATGGCATGGACGAGGCTAATTTACCACGAGAACTATCTGAATTATGTAGCCATCAATGCAAG CTGGCTTTTTGCAGAGAGGCAATGACTCATTTGCAGGAGATGAAGGATGAGCTGCTTGCAGTAGCCAATGAGCttcttgatgatgatggtgaacTCAATCCTCAACATTCACAAGAGCTTCATAAAAGACG ATTGCATCTTAAGAAACTGGTTCAGCTACTTGAGGACCATATGACAAGGTCAGCCCAAGATGAGGAGAGACAAATATCACACTCTATGGCATCCACAACAGCTACACAGCAGCATCTGCCACCTATGACCCCAGGAAGCACTTTCATAACGGATAGCAATAGATTCCAATCTCAGGTTTACGTTGGAAATGGACCTAGGGATAGTGATTTATGCTATTCTTCTGCTCCATATTCCTGTTCAGATAATCTAAGCACACCATTAAATTCTGTATGGAAAAGCTATACCCCAAAGGTTATCGATATTAACTACACTGAAGGATCTGGTGATAGAAAGTGGAGTAGTACAAATTTTCTGTGGACTAAGGAACTTGAG GCCAAGAACAGAAGTAAGTTTGGAAACCGTTTTTTCCGCCCCAACCAGCGAGAAATAATCAATGCCACAATGAGTGGGTATGATGTTTTTGTTTTGATGCCAACTGGCGGTGGGAAAAGTTTGACATATCAG CTTCCAGCACTTATTAGTGCAGGCTTAACATTAGTAGTTTGCCCTCTTGTCTCACTCATCCAAGACCAGATCATGCACTTGTCACAG GCAAATATTCCTGCAACTTATTTGAGTGGCAACTTGGACTGGCCTGAACAGCAAGAGATATTGAGAGATTTAGAGTTATGCCGCTACAAGTTGCTGTACGTCACTCCAGAGAAAATAGCGAG GAGTGGTGCTTTATCGACAGTATTGGGCAATTTAAATAAACAAGGGCACCTTTCTAGAATTGTTATTGATGAAGCTCATTGTGTAAGCCAGTGGGGTCATGACTTCCGACCTGATTACAAG AGCTTAGGTGTTCTAAAACAAAACTTCCCCAAGACACCAGTCCTGGCCTTGACTGCAACAGCAACTGCTAGGGTTAAGGAAGATGTTGTGCAAGCTTTAGCCCTTGAAAACTGCATTGTTTTCAAACAAAGTTTTAATCGTCCAAATCTGAG GTACTACATAAGACCCAAGACAAAGAAATGCGTCGAGGACATTGATTTGTTTATCCGCACAAATCATTCTAAAGAATGCGGCATTATATATTGCCTTTCAAGAATGGATTGTGAAAAAGTGGCAGAAAAACTAAGG GAATGTGGGCACAAAGTATCACACTACCATGGTAGCATGGATCCTGTGGATAGAACACGTATACAGGAGCTTTGGAGCAAGGATAAGATCAACATAATCTGTGCTACAGTTGCATTTGGGATGG GTATCAATAAACCTGATGTTCGCTTTGTTATTCATCATTCACTGCCCAAGTCAATTGAAGGATATCATCAG GAGTGTGGACGTGCGGGTAGAGATGGGCAACCTTCATCTTGTTTGCTATATTACCAGTATTCTGACTAT ATTCGGGTCCGACATATGATTACACAAGGAGTTGCGGAGCAAACAGGAGCACCACGTGATGAGCAAGCACTGAAGACACATAAGGACAATCTCCTGAGGATG GTCAGTTACTGTGAAAATGATATGGACTGCAGACGTCTACTTCAACTGATCCACTTTGGAGAGAGGTTTGACCCTTCGCTTTGTGCAAAAACCTGTGATAATTGCTTGAAAGTGTCAGGATGGGTCGAAAAAGATGTTACCAACATTGCCAGGCAATTG GTTGAGCTAGTCACAAGGACAGGGCACTCACATTCATCTACTTACATTCTTGAAGTTTACAGAGGGTCTGTGAGCCAAAAC GTCAAGAAGCAGCGTCATGATGCTTTAGCTCTTCATGGAGCTGGGAAGCATCTAGCTAAAGGTGAGGCAGCAAGGATAATGCGACATTTAGTAACTGAGGAAATACTTATTGAGGATGTGAAAAAGAGCGATATGTACGGATCGATATCATCTGTCCTCAAG gttaatcatttgaaagctagcGATCTTCGCTCTGGCAAACGCAACATCGTCCTGAA GTTTCCTGCTCGTGACAAGGCCTCCAAGGTGGGGAATCTTGATGCATCATTATTTCCACAAATCAATAAGATTGTTCAGCAGCAAAGTGAAGTTGATGAG AATCTTGCATCGATGCTCTACGAAGCTTTACTTAGCCTTAGACAACAGATAATGGAGGAGTGTAGTGAAGGATACCATGCGTACCACATATTCAA AACTGACACATTGAAGGAGATGAGCATCAGAGTACCAAGAACAAAAGAAGAACTTTTGGATATAAATGGCATCGGCAA GACAAAGGTCAAGAAGTACGGGGACCGCGTGCTTGCAACCATCGAGGACTTCCTCAGCAAACACCCAAATCCAAGGAGAAACAGCAGTGGCAGTGGCGGCAAAGAGCACTCCGAGGCGGCAAAGAAGCGAAGGGGCTCCACCGCGAGCTCTGCAGCGAGTTGCGGCGACGATGACTTCGAGGAACCTACGGGCCAGTCCAAGAAGCGCGCGGCCAAGGCGCGAACTGTCTCTGACGCCGCGAGCATGGTCCATGGCGCCCGCTGTATCGACGCCGATCTGGATGGGCCTGAGGTGGTGGATGTGGACGATCTGTGCAGCGTCCCGAAGCCCGTGGCGTCTGGCAGGGTTCTGCCCAAGTGGGCACCCGCCAAATCCAAGGGTAGCAGCGTTCCCCCCTCTAACTTATTCCATGAATTTGGATACGCCAAGTAG
- the LOC136471067 gene encoding guanine nucleotide-binding protein subunit gamma 2-like, with protein sequence MRGQPNGVEDRRPRGDDHEADDDDEDEEEEGRHRGQGPPQQRRNQAQRPSSGPQQQPRPPPPLTRNVGYVGKRRLSAAIARLDQELQSLQEELDELETMESASAACQEVITSTEGKPDPLLPITSGPENSSWDRWFQRVRSRSNKWWASRGSDFS encoded by the exons ATGAGGGGGCAACCCAACGGAGTGGAGGACCGCCGGCCGCGGGGCGACGACCACGaggcggacgacgacgacgaggacgaagAGGAGGAGGGCCGCCACCGGGGCCAGGGCCCGCCGCAGCAGAGGCGGAACCAGGCCCAGAGGCCGTCCTCCGGCCCCCAGCAGcagccgcgcccgccgccgccgctcaccaGGAACGTCGGCTACGTCGGCAAGCGCCGCCTCTCCGCCGCCATCGCCCGCCTGGACCAGGAGCTCCAGTCCCTCCAG GAAGAACTGGATGAGCTTGAAACCATGGAATCTGCATCCGCAGCATGCCAGGA AGTGATCACGAGTACAGAAGGGAAACCTGACCCGCTTCTTCCTAT TACCAGTGGTCCGGAGAACTCTTCTTGGGACAGGTGGTTTCAGCGGGTCCGCTCCCGCAGCAACAAATGGTGGGCATCAAGAGGCTCTGACTTCTCGTAG